The DNA window ctggggaaaggggggagggaagggggaggggcaggggtgcagAAGCGCCTCTGAGGTCAAGGGGAAGGTCTTCTGAGGGCTCAGGGAGAGGAGCAACCTGGGCTCCTGTCTGAGCTTTACCATttaccagctttgtgaccttgggcaagtaccCTTTCTGTGCTAGTGATACCTGCGGAGAGTAGCTGAAAGGATTGAAAATGACATGTGTAAGGTGCCCAGGACTTAGTAGCCtctcaataaaatagaaaacacaggGTATGGAACTGAGTGACTGAGGGAAAGTAGGGGCCTGGACCTCATGCCTCCCACACTCAGCCCCCAGGTCTGATTGCCTTTCTCCCACTCCTGCAGACCTTGCTGTAGGGGCTCCCTTCGACGGGGATGGGAAAGTCTTTATCTACCATGGGAGCAGCCTGGGGCTTGTCGTTAAACCTTCCCAGGTGAGGGGAGTGGTGGAGATGAGGGAATGGGTGTCTGGGGGACCCAGGGGGCACAGCAGCAGAGGGCgggggaggcagaggctggggtgtGATGGGTGGGGAGGCTGATGGTCTGGTCCCCCAGGTGCTGGAGGGCGAGGCTGTGGGCATAAAGAGCTTTGGCTACTCTCTGTCGGGCGGCCTGGATGTGGATGGGAACCGCTACCCGGACCTGCTGGTGGGCTCCCTGGCTGACACTGCCGTGCTCTTCAGGTGAGCCGTCCTCCTCTGCTGGCCTCCCCCTCcaaggcccagccgctctgcagtgCCAGATCTGCCGCCTCCCCTCTTTCCCAGCCTCATGTTCTCATGTTTCCTGTGCCCTGgactcccccttccccagggccaGGCCCGTCCTCCACGTCTCCCACGAGGTCTCTATTCTTCCAAGAAGCATCGACCTAGAACAGCCCAACTGTGCCAGTGGCCACTCGGTCTGGTGAGGCGGGGTccgaggggagggtggaggggagccTCCAGGGTTCAGTTCTCCACTGTCTACCCAGtttggggctggggctggggcaggagtgggCAGGGTTGGGGTGTGGCCGGGGCCTGTCAGCCTTGTCTTCGTCCCCGCAGCATGGACCTCAGGGTCTGTTTCAGCTACGTTGCATCGCCCAGCAGCTACAGCCCCGCTGTGGGTGAGTGAGGCCCCTCCACGCTCACCCCGTTGGGTGTCAGGGTGGGTCACTCTGGGGTGCAGAGAAGGGCCCACTGGAGCTGCTCTGCAGCTcaccagcccctcctctcccacctgccACAGCCCTGGATTACACGTTAGATGGGGACACGGACCGGAGGCTCCGGGGTCAGGTGCCCCGTGTGACCTTCCTGAGCCGTGGCCCGGATGACCCCAAGCACCAGGCCTCAGGGACCGTGTGGCTGAAACACCAGCATGACCGAGTCTGTGGAGACACTATGCTTCAGCTTCAGGTGGACGCTGACCCCTTGGCCTCTGAGGGTCATTGTCATCGCAtcttctcttttcctggcttcgcatcttctcttttcctggcttCCCCTGGCTTCCTCTCATCTTCTTCCCAAACACACTCACACCTCAGTCTAAGATCTCGACTTCTGGGAAGGCTCCCTTTCGGGCCTCTCTTTTACCTGCCGTTTTCTTGCATCTCCTGTCAAGTTCTATACGCCCTGGAGATGGCCACGGCAGGTTCCATCTTCTCATCTGGTCCCCGAAGCCCTAAATCCTGGCTGTCCTCCCTTCTCCACCCCAGTTGCTCTCCCCCCGCTAGCCCAGTTCTCCACCTCTCTCCTTCGTCTCCCTGAGCCTCTTTCCAGGATCTGTCCTAGGTCTGGCTGGGGctttgggcagggctggggtctggGGGTTGTTCTTGTATTCACATCTatcttttcccttccccaggagaatgTCAAAGACAAGCTTCGGGCCATCGTGGTGACTCTGTCCTATAGTCTCCAGACCCCTCGGCTCCGGCGACAGGCTCCTGGCCAGGGGCTGCCCCCTGTGGCCCCCATCCTCAATGCCCACCAGCCCAGCACCCAGCGGACAGAGGTTAGCATGCGTTCTGGTTTAGCCCAGGAAAAGAAGCTGGGAGGGACAGGGATCGTGAATCCCTCGCCAGTGACATTCATAGCTTGCAAAATTCTTTCATGCTACCCCAGTTGTTCCTCATATCTCTAGGTGCTGTAACAGGTGGGCCACAGATGTAAAATGGCCCAAATTATCATGCGTTCCTAGTCAGAGGGGGCAGGCAGTCATTCGGGGGCCCAGGGTGCTGGGGGTCTGCCATGTTCAAATGTGGCCTCCAAGGTCCTTAGGTCACCTCTATCCCATCAGTTGGAGGGGGGCGGGGACTTCCTTGTATGGGTCTTACAGCCAGTCCGGAAGTGATGCTCTTTACTTCTCTTCACGTTCTAAGTCTGGGACTTAGTTACATGCAAGAAAGGCCAAGGAAACGCGGCCTCGCTGTGGACTAGCCTGCTGCTCTCTACCACGGCATTGTAATACTCCCATCATTTCCCTGATGAGGACACAGCTCAGAGCGGTTAGGTGACCAGCTGggtgtcacacagctaggaagcagcAGATCTGCGGGTTGAACTCAGGTTGTTTATTCCCGTGATCCTCTACCCCGCCATACGCCTTGGCGATACATGCACCCCCTGGGAATGACCCCCTCCTCAAACCTCTCCCCAGATCCACTTTCTGAAGCAAGGCTGTGGTGAAGACAAGGTGTGTCAGAGCCACCTGCAGCTGGTCCACGCCAGGTTCTGCGCCCGTATCAGCGACACGGAATTTCAGCCTCTGCCCATGTGAGGGGGAGCGAGGGagcaggtggggtgggaaggcAAGAGATCAAGGGACGGAAGGAAGTCCCCTTGCGAGGGCCAGCAGGAGTGGGGGCTGAGCCTGCAGGGAGAGGGTGGAAGGTGGAAGGTGGGGAGGACCTGCTGAGAGCTCAGAAGTTTGCAGGATgagggcagtgaggggcccacaggGGTCCCGTGGCAGAGAGTGACAAGCCTTcaccatataaaaaattatacCGTCACATACATCCCACTGTTAGGTCTTCACAACCCCATGAAGCAGGAAATATTACTAGTCCCACTTTAGAGATGGAGAACggaggcctagagaggttaaatttcttgcccaaggtcagtaGGTGCTGGAGCTGGGGCCAGAAACAAAGGTCCCCTGACTCCCAGTCTTGACTCTCTTGCGTCTGAGGCTTGGACCAGTGTGTGCGGAGATTCGGGAGAgccagggtgggaggagaggttCAGGGAGTGGGGGCAGGCAGCATGCACtggcagggggaggaggaagggagaggcggGGGCAGGTGTTCCGGTCTTAGAGTGAGTGGGATCTGACCCCCCAGGGATGCGGATGGGACGACAGCCCTGTTTGCACTGAGTGGGCAGCCAGTCATCGGCCTGGAGCTGAAGGTCACCAATCTGCCTTCggacccagcccagccccaggctgaTGGGGATGACGCCCATGAAGCCCAGCTCCTGGtcaccctccctgcctctctgcacTATTCAGGAGTCCGGGCCCTGGACCCTGCGGTGAGGGcccggggcagggcaggggtggggtcttGGGGGCTCCAGTAACCCAAGCtgatctctccttctctccccactccaGGAGAAGCCGCTGTGCCTGTCCAATGAGAACGCCTCCCATGTTGAGTGTGAGCTGGGGAACCCCATGAAGAGAGGTGCCCAGGTCGGCATATCTGCCCTTATTCCTATCCGAGTGGCTCTCTCACCCCTGACCCCTCCTCAAGCCCCTCACCCTCCCGGACTCTAATCTCGCTCCACCCTTTGCCTAGGTCACCTTCTACCTCATCCTTAGCACCTCAGGGATCACCATTGAGACCACAGAGCTGGAGGTAGAGCTGCTGTTGGCCACGTAAGGCTGGCGGGACAgggtgggtgagggtgggggcagTGGCTTGAAGTCCACCTAGAAAGGGCTCTGCTGTCCTCACCTGATCCCTTGGGGCGGTGCCTGTGCCTGCCACCCACGCCTGCCCCTGCCACACTCCAGGATCAGCGAGCAGGAGCTGCAGCCGGTCTCTGCCCGAGCCCGTGTCTTCATCGAGCTGCCACTGTCCATCACGGGGTAAGCCCTGTCCAGGGGGGCACCTCCGCCAAAGCGGTGGGCATTGTTACCCCCAAACCCAGGCCTGGGCTCTGCCTCACCTGGCCTGACCCTCCTGACCCTCCATCAGGCCCCAGGCCTCCTCAGCCCCTGTTTTGACCCCTTCTCACCAGGGTGGCCATTCCCCAGCAGCTCTTCTTCTCCGGCGTGGTGCGGGGCGAGAGCGCCATGCAGTCTGAGCGGGATGTGGGCAGCAAGGTCAAGTATGAGGTTACGGTAAGTGGCCTGGTGAGGTCCCTCCCTTCTCGGCACAGAGGAGAAGCTGAGACATGTCCCAAGGGCTGTGGCTTTTCTCCCATCTGGCGCCTGGTTCGAGGCCTCCCCCAGTTCCTGGGCCTTGGTTGCGTGCAGGTGTTTGTGTTGAGGGCTCAGTTGACCATTTCCTGCTCATTCCTGACTGGACATCTCACCTGCTGGTCTGGGGAGGCCATGAGGGCCCAGGGGCCTCTGCTGGTGGATGGGGACGGGGGGAGGGCTGATGTCTCTCCCTAGAACCCTGCCCTTGCTTGGCTGGGGCCTCTCCGCATTTCCCGGTGACATCTCCGGGTTTTCCTGGGTTTGGGGTGGGTAGAGAATGGTGCCTAGATCTAGGGTCCTGAGTCTTTGTTGAAGCTACGCTTCCTGAGGCTTCCCGGCAGCCCTGTCCCCTCCATCTCTGGGGATTCAGAACCTGTCCTTTGCACTCTCTTGTGCCCACAGGTCTCCAACCAAGGCCAGTCACTCAACACCCTGGGCTCGGCCTTCCTCAACATCGTGTGGCCCCACGAGACCGCCAACGGGAAGTGGCTGCTGTACCCCATGCGGGTGGAGCTGGAGGGCGGGCAGGGGCCGGGGAGGAGGGGACTCTGTTCCCCCAGGCCCAACATCCTCCACCTGGTGAGGCTTAGGCGAGGTGGGTGGGGCTGCAGAAGCAGGGCGGGGCGTGGTCAGACTTTGGGAAGGACGCCATGGGGCTGGGGGTCTGCGGCCGGTGGGGGGGCCAGGAGGAGGGTGCTGGGGAGGAGGTGCCACCTCTCCTTGCTGCGTTTGGAGGGACCCTCACTGGGCCCCCTCCGCACCTCAGGATGTGGACAGCAGGGACAGGAGGCGGCGGGAGCTGGGGCAGCCGGAGCCACGGGAGCCTCAAGAGCGGCCGGAGCCCAGCATGTCCTGGCGGCCAGTGTCCTCTGCTGAGAAGAAGAAAAACGTCACCCTGGTGAGGGCGGGGCAAACGTGGCCCAGGCAGGATGGGATGGGGCACGTGGTATGACAGAGGAtggcggggagaggggagggcagggagtttCAGGGTGCTGGGTGGCCTGTCAATAGCTGTGATGGTCACAGACACCGGGGGCAAGGTGACAGGGCACTTCACATCACCGCCGCTGCTCCCCCATGCCCACCAGGTGTTCACTCCAGAGCAGGGCACTTACCGTAGCCCGTTACCCACGCGGTTGATTCTCCCTGCGTTTGTATGAAAGGTCACATTTTATAGGGGGTGGTTTTAGCCATCTCTGAGATCTGTTTGTTattcttttgaattcttttaGGCCAGAAAGTCAATTTGCATAAGGAAACCTGCTTGATTTTCACAATGTCAAAAAACACTTGAAGGTTTTAAGagttctaataattaaattgatagTATATTTATGTGATTCATTAAGCCTATCCTTTTCGAGCCCTTTTGCCTCCCCGTTTCCTGTTTCACACGGTTTTGTTCCTGGCGGGGCTCACTGAGCATATTAGTGCAGACTCTGTGTATCGTCCCTTTTAGGATGGCgctggcagtgagagtgtgggGGGGGGGCACAGATCGGGGGGTGCTTGGCCTGGTGGCAGAAGGTGAATCCCAGGTGCGGAAAGGATGGGCAATAGAGgcaaaaagaggcaaagagaccttggcagggggagggcagcagTTGGGCCAGCTCTGGTGGCATCTGTCTGGGAGGAAGTTCCGCTACCACAGCCCATCCCTCCTGGGGGCCCTCAGCTTCCCTGCCCCCCTGAGAGCATGGTGGAAAGCAAATGAAGGCACCTCAGGGGTGGTATGAGCTTGTGTAACTGCTGTTTCCCTGTTACACGGATAGTCCTGCTTTCTCCAGGTGAATGATTTCTTCTGAAAGGCCACCCTTTTTGCTAAGAACTTTGAAATGGattcttttacttaaaatgacttttagggcttccctggtggcgcagtggttgagagtccgcctgccgatgcaggggacacgggttcgtgccccggtccgggaagatcccacatgccgcggagcggcggggcccgtgagtcatggccgctgagcctgcgcgtctggagcctgtgctccgcaacgggagaggcccgcgtaccgcaaaaaaaaaaaaaaaaaaaaacttttagacaaATTGAGCAAGGATTCTTGAATTGCTCGAAAGTGGCCATTCTTCCGTATAGGCAGCGTCATGAATAGAACATTAATTTTTAGGCAAATGGGCCATCAGGTGGGATTGGGCCAAATGGATTTAGGTCAGGCTTGGAAGGAGAAGGGCCTAAGTCCCCTGTCCCCCCGGCAGCTCCGGGCATCCTCCTGCTCATTCAGTGAGTTTGGGCTTCGCGGAGGAGCGCAGCTTTGCCCCCTCTGGACTTGGGTTCAAGTATCTGTGCCACCTCTTTCCAgctttgctagctgtgtgacctgaggcagGTCATCTGGCCTCTTTGAACTTTAATTTTCCTAGTttgaaaaatggggatgataataatatgCACCTTGCAGGACAGTTGTGAATTTAAATGAGATAAGTACCTTGCAGATAGATGCTCAATATATGGGACTGTCATTAGGTAACATGAGCATCTCCTGGGGAAGGTACTCTGCCTGCTGCTGTCAAGAgacctcctccctgctccccacgcATTTCAAAGCCAAATAGCCCAGATTTGGGGTAGGCTGCTATTTTGGACCACAGGGTTAGTTTgggaagacttcttggaggaggggAGTTTGAAGCCAGGTAAGGAAAATGGGAGGAGATATTGAATGAAGAGCCAGGGGAaaatggagggatggagggaaggctCTGGGCAGACAGTGTCTGTGTGACCACGTCTGTGAgggtgctgggccctgggcagcTCGGTGGGCTGGGGCCAAGCAGCTCAGAGCCCTGCCTGTCCTGGTCCACAGGACTGCACCCGGGGCACGGCCAACTGCGTGGTGTTCAGCTGCCCTCTCTACAGCTTTGACCGTGCAGCTGTGCTGCATGTCTGGGGCCGCCTCTGGAACAGCACCTTCCTGGAGGTGAGAGTCAGGCTGGGGCGCTGGGCTGGGCATCCTCTTCCCCAACCCCCGCCCTGGGGTtcacttcttcttcctccttcctgtccaAATGCAGCACACTCTCAACCCAAGACAGGTAGAAACACCCTCCGTGTTGGGCGCCATTCCGTTTACAACttcaggagctggggggaggtgggggcgtGGGGGCATTTAGGAGGAGGgtctccttccctgctcccttAGGAGTACTCGGCTGTGAAGTCCCTGGAAGTGATTGTCCAAGCCAGCATCACCGTGAAGTCCTCCATCAAGAACTTGCTGCTCAGAGATGCCTCCACAGTGGTGAGCTGCTGGGCTGGGGGGCGTGGAGCAGGGGAAGCTCTTCTGTCCTGTTGCTCCAGCCCTTGTTCCCTTAACCCCTTGCTCCCCAGATCCCAGTGATGGTATACCTGGACCCCGTGGCTGTGGTGGCAGAAGGAGTCCCCTGGTGGGCCATCCTTCTGGCTGTACTGGCCGGGCTGCTGGTGCTGGCGCTGCTGGTGCTGCTTATGTGGAAGGTGAGGCTTGGGGAGGGTGATGCTGCTGGGAGCAGGGCTCCCCTGTCAGGCAGGTGGCCTTTCATGCTGTGGTTCTCTCACCCAGTCTcccatttattcagcaaatctGCATTGAGCACTTACCCTGCGTGTACCAGGGTTTCTATCAGGCCCTGGATGTTTCAGAGATAAGTCAGATGCAGATCCTGTTCTCAGGGGTTTTACAGTCTAGCTGGGGAGGGGAGTAGTCCAGGATGAGGCAGTGGACTGAGTCAAGAAAGTGCAGTGGGAGCTCAGGCGAGGGAAAGCTTGAGAGCAGGTGACCCTGGAGCTGCGCCTTAGAAGGTGGGGTGGTAGGATCTGgatgtggggagagggatgggtgGGTGTGGGCCTTTCAGGACTATGAGGGGCAAAGCCATGGAGGCAGGGAAGTGTGGTCTGAATTAACTAGAGCATGGTGGGTAAGGCTGGGAAGGAAACTGTGGCCAAGAAAGCCAACCAGTGTGGAGAACTGCCTGCAGGGAACTGTTGCCAGGACTGAACTCGGAACCTCCACATACCAGGCTCTACCTGGAACCATTCTCATACACACAGAGTGTAGCCAGAATCACGTGTGCGTCTGGGGCTCCGCATTAAAAGCCCGTTCATGTGCGTGTCAGTACAGAGAATCACGTCCATCACCAGCGGTCATCCCCTGAACCACATGCCACATCTGGGCCATGTGGAGCCATGCATGCCCTTGGGGCCCTATGGAgaactgcccccccccccccacccaggacCAAGCACACCCTCTGGCAAATGTGAGTCATCAGTGGACCAGGCCTCTGGGCGTCCAGACTGTTGGGAACCTTGCCATTCTTAGGGGAGATCGATGCCTCCGAGAAACTGGCTCCAGAATCTCTGCTTCCTGCTCCCATGGAAGGGGGACAAGGCAGAGGTAGAGGCGCCCATCTTTCCTCAGTCTTCCCATCCTCCACCTCTTCTGCTCCTTTCCTCCCTTACGTCCCAGTGTGGCTTCTTCCATCGGGACAGCCAGAGCTCATCTTTCCCCACCAACTACCACCGGGCCCGTCTGGCCGTGCAGCCCTCAGCTGTGGAAGCTGGGGGTCCAGGGACCGTGGGGTAATTgttgtgtgtgagcatgtgtgtgcgcgcgtgtgtgtgcgcgtgtgggTATGTATGTGAGTGTAGCTCGAGCTCCCAGCATTCAGGGGACCAGGAATGTGCAGGGTGTAGAAAGGAGATTGCATGAGGGTGGTGTGAGTTCCAGGAGCTGAGGGGAGGAGGTTGTCAGGGTGAGGCCCTAGGGTGAGTGCGCACAGCCTGGGGCACGCACAAGGGTTGGGTGGGCTCCTGGGGTTCTGAGCATGTGGGGAGTGCAGGGAGGTGCCGTGCATGTCTTTTCTGTGGGCATGAGTGTGCAGAGACACATGTGCAAGGAGGTGCCGTGCAGTCCAGCATGTAGGAGTCCTGGGAAGTCCTGAGTGTGAGTGTGCAAGGGACACATTTCTGTCTTGGTAGGTAAGGGCCAGCAAGTTCATGACTTAGGGAGGGGCCAGGCTACCGTATTCATAGAGGAGAGGGCCCGCCCTAAGGGCGATGCTGCTCAGTACACAGGGGTCGTGCATATGAGGCTTGGGAGGAATCATTCTGGAGTTTGCGGGGCTCTAGGAAGCCATGTTTTCCCTCTGCTCTTGTTTGTGTTCTAGGGGATGCTACCGGGTCTCTTAAAAATCTTGGGGGTGTGGAAACCTTTGGGGTCAGCAGTCCTGATGTTCTACCTTCACCCCCCTCTTTCAGGCACCAAGGGAGATGTCCTTGGTCCTGCACCTCAGGCCCCTCCTGGTCTTTCTCTTGCTGTCAGTGAGAACCTGGGGACCCAGCACTGATGGTGGCACCTGTGAGGGCTGCTTCCTGCACGAGCTGCTGCCCAGCCAGCCCCTTTCTGCTGCTGTTGGTTCTTTCTGTCCCAGGGATGgtggaggcaggaggctgggctgTGCTGGGCATCTCCAGGGACCTCAGCCCCGGAGCCTGCTCATGTCTGGCCTGCTGTTCTTCCAGATGGGATTCTTCAAGCGAGCGCGGTACCCCGAAGCTACTGTGCCCCAGTACCACGCGGTGAAGATCCCACGGGAAGACCGGCAACAGTTCAAGGAAGAGAAGACGGGCACCATCCTGAGGAACAACTGGGG is part of the Phocoena sinus isolate mPhoSin1 chromosome 10, mPhoSin1.pri, whole genome shotgun sequence genome and encodes:
- the ITGA7 gene encoding integrin alpha-7 isoform X6, whose protein sequence is MAGTPGRDPWGAPGICYLLGSLLAGLLFPGAVAFNLDVMGALRKEGEPGSLFGFSVALHRQLQPGPQSCPSTLCLVPRSWAWAALGRWPPTPAAAPPCRLLVGAPQALALPGQQANRTGGLFACPLSLEETDCYRVDIDRGADVQKESKENQWLGVSVRSQGPGGKIVTCAHRYEARQRVDQILETRDVIGRCFVLSQDLAVRDELDGGEWKFCEGRPQGHEQFGFCQQGTAAAFSPDSHYLLFGAPGTYNWKGTARVELCVQGSADLAHLDDGPYEAGGEKEQDPRLIPVPANSYFGFSIDSGKSLVRAEELSFVAGAPRANHKGAVVILRKDSASRLVPEVMLSGERLTSGFGSSLAVADLNNDGWTDLVVGAPYFFERQEELGGAVYVYMNQGGHWAGVSPLRLCGSPDSMFGISLAVLGDLNQDGFPDLAVGAPFDGDGKVFIYHGSSLGLVVKPSQVLEGEAVGIKSFGYSLSGGLDVDGNRYPDLLVGSLADTAVLFRARPVLHVSHEVSILPRSIDLEQPNCASGHSVCMDLRVCFSYVASPSSYSPAVALDYTLDGDTDRRLRGQVPRVTFLSRGPDDPKHQASGTVWLKHQHDRVCGDTMLQLQENVKDKLRAIVVTLSYSLQTPRLRRQAPGQGLPPVAPILNAHQPSTQRTEIHFLKQGCGEDKVCQSHLQLVHARFCARISDTEFQPLPMDADGTTALFALSGQPVIGLELKVTNLPSDPAQPQADGDDAHEAQLLVTLPASLHYSGVRALDPAEKPLCLSNENASHVECELGNPMKRGAQVTFYLILSTSGITIETTELEVELLLATISEQELQPVSARARVFIELPLSITGVAIPQQLFFSGVVRGESAMQSERDVGSKVKYEVTVSNQGQSLNTLGSAFLNIVWPHETANGKWLLYPMRVELEGGQGPGRRGLCSPRPNILHLDVDSRDRRRRELGQPEPREPQERPEPSMSWRPVSSAEKKKNVTLDCTRGTANCVVFSCPLYSFDRAAVLHVWGRLWNSTFLEEYSAVKSLEVIVQASITVKSSIKNLLLRDASTVIPVMVYLDPVAVVAEGVPWWAILLAVLAGLLVLALLVLLMWKMGFFKRARYPEATVPQYHAVKIPREDRQQFKEEKTGTILRNNWGSPRGGGPDAHPILAADGHPEPGSDGHPVPGTA
- the ITGA7 gene encoding integrin alpha-7 isoform X8 produces the protein MAGTPGRDPWGAPGICYLLGSLLAGLLFPGAVAFNLDVMGALRKEGEPGSLFGFSVALHRQLQPGPQSWLLVGAPQALALPGQQANRTGGLFACPLSLEETDCYRVDIDRGADVQKESKENQWLGVSVRSQGPGGKIVTCAHRYEARQRVDQILETRDVIGRCFVLSQDLAVRDELDGGEWKFCEGRPQGHEQFGFCQQGTAAAFSPDSHYLLFGAPGTYNWKGTARVELCVQGSADLAHLDDGPYEAGGEKEQDPRLIPVPANSYFGFSIDSGKSLVRAEELSFVAGAPRANHKGAVVILRKDSASRLVPEVMLSGERLTSGFGSSLAVADLNNDGWTDLVVGAPYFFERQEELGGAVYVYMNQGGHWAGVSPLRLCGSPDSMFGISLAVLGDLNQDGFPDLAVGAPFDGDGKVFIYHGSSLGLVVKPSQVLEGEAVGIKSFGYSLSGGLDVDGNRYPDLLVGSLADTAVLFRARPVLHVSHEVSILPRSIDLEQPNCASGHSVCMDLRVCFSYVASPSSYSPAVALDYTLDGDTDRRLRGQVPRVTFLSRGPDDPKHQASGTVWLKHQHDRVCGDTMLQLQENVKDKLRAIVVTLSYSLQTPRLRRQAPGQGLPPVAPILNAHQPSTQRTEIHFLKQGCGEDKVCQSHLQLVHARFCARISDTEFQPLPMDADGTTALFALSGQPVIGLELKVTNLPSDPAQPQADGDDAHEAQLLVTLPASLHYSGVRALDPAEKPLCLSNENASHVECELGNPMKRGAQVTFYLILSTSGITIETTELEVELLLATISEQELQPVSARARVFIELPLSITGVAIPQQLFFSGVVRGESAMQSERDVGSKVKYEVTVSNQGQSLNTLGSAFLNIVWPHETANGKWLLYPMRVELEGGQGPGRRGLCSPRPNILHLDVDSRDRRRRELGQPEPREPQERPEPSMSWRPVSSAEKKKNVTLDCTRGTANCVVFSCPLYSFDRAAVLHVWGRLWNSTFLEEYSAVKSLEVIVQASITVKSSIKNLLLRDASTVIPVMVYLDPVAVVAEGVPWWAILLAVLAGLLVLALLVLLMWKGRSMPPRNWLQNLCFLLPWKGDKAEMGFFKRARYPEATVPQYHAVKIPREDRQQFKEEKTGTILRNNWGSPRGGGPDAHPILAADGHPEPGSDGHPVPGTA